In the Trichoderma atroviride chromosome 4, complete sequence genome, CACCTCAGCCAAAGGGGCTGGAATACTTCTTTTCTAAGCAAAAGCAGTCTGGATCCTTGACCACATCAGCTGGGGAAGATGGCGCCTCAAACAGTGCATCTGCGTTGCTTACAGATGAGGAGTTGGCACGGAAGTTACAAGCGGAATGGGACCAAGAAATAGCAAATGAAGTTCCTGCTATTCGAGGAAGCCAGAATTCAACGCCGAAAACTGAGGGCACGGAAGCCATAGCGGAGACAGCAGACAGTGACTCTACGCCTGCTTCTACGAGTCGGCCGGTGGAATCCACAGCTGAGACGACGCCTAAGAAACAAGATACAAAGAAGACTCTGGCTTTGCAGTCGACTGGAATGGCTGATGACTTGATAACGGAATCTATTCCCCTGGATGAATCGCCGCTCATATTTGACCCGTcaaaatatataaaggagCTGCAGGAATACTGGGCGGCAGAAGGAGGAAATGCGTCCTATGCTCTCCTGAGCAGGTGTTTCGTGCTTGTCAGCGGAACAACAAGCCGTATCAAAATCGTTGATACCCTTGTAAATTGCCTACGTATCTTAATCGAGAGCGATCCTTCTAGCCTCTTGCCCGCCGTAAGTACCCGTATCAAAAATTGTAAACGTAAATCTCATAACTCTCTAGGTCTGGCTTGCTACAAACTCTATATCGCCTCCGTACATCTCTATGGAACTTGGTATAGGAGGgtcagccatctccaaggcGCTTCGCCAAGTTTGTGGCCTGGATAATCGGTCTCTTAAAGCTATTTACGATAAATACGGAGACCCCGGCGATGTTGCCtttgaagcaaagaagaagcaaagcttTACTCTGAGAAAGCCGAAACCTTTAACTATAAAGGGTGTTTACCAATCGCTAGTCAAGATTGCCACTACTCATGGTCATGGAAGCGGCGAGACGAAACAGCGAATTGTGGATCGACTGTTGCAAGATGCACGAGGAGGCGAAGAAAGCCGGTTCATTGTTAGAACTGTCTCTCAATATGTTGGTGTCCTACGCCCCAACTACTTTGAACGCACACACTAATGGTATGTAGCTTCGCATTGGTGCTGTTAAAACCACCATGCTAATTGCATTATCTCGAGCATTCTTGCTATCTCAAGCTCCAGGCTCTGAATACAGCACCAGGGATATTTCAGAGCTAAGCAAactgaagaaggaagaattAGCGGAAGTCTGGAATAAAGCAGCAGAAATTGTCAAGGCAAGCTATGCACGACATCCCAATTACAACGATCTAATCCCGGCACTCCTCGAGGTTGGAGTCTGTGAAGAATTGCTTCTGCGTTGCGGCTTGAAGCTTCATGTGCCTCTGCGCCCCATGCTGGGAAGCATAACGAGGGACCTCTCCGAGATGCTCACAAAGCTACAGGGAAGAGATTTTGCCTGCGAGTTCAAATATGACGGGCAGCGCGCACAGGTCCACTGCgatgaaaaaggcaaagtaTCGATATTTTCTCGACACTTGGAGCTTATGACAGAAAAGTATCCTGATCTTGTAGAGCTTGTGCCTAAGATTAGGGGAGAAGGAATTGGCAGCTTCATCATGGAAGGAGAAGTTGTTGCGGTTGATCGAGAGACTGGAGAGCTGAAAAATTTCCAGACGTTGACCAATCGTGCGCGAAAGGATGTTGCGATTGGAGATATCAAGATTGACGTATGTCTTTTCGCGTTTGACCTCATGTATCTCAACGGGCAATCTCTGCTGGATCGGCCATTTCGAGAAAGACGAGAACTTCTTCGGTCCCTCTTTATTGAAGTGCCGCACCATTTTACGTGGGTCAAAAGTCTGGACGCTACTTCTGGAGATTCGGAAACTGTACTTGAATTCTTCAAGTCGGCATTGGAAAACAAGTGCGAGGGCATCATGGTAAAAATATTGGATAATTTGCCTGATCTGCCTTACGTCGAAGGGGAACCTGTACCCGAACAAAGAGTGGAAGATACAGAAAAGCTATCATTACCGAAGAGCAAAACAAAAGGTAAAGGGAAATCGAAAACTTCTGCGAAAGGCGATGCCGAGGAAAAATCGATAAACACTCGACGAAAGCCGCTCCTAGCAACGTATGAGCCTGACAAACGACTAGACTCTTGGCTCAAAGTCAAGAAAGATTATAATTCCAACTTTGACACATTGGACATGATTCCTGTTGCTGGATGGCATGGACAGGGCAGAAAAGCGAAATGGTGGTCCCCTATTTTGATGGCTGTTCGTAATGAAGAAAGCGGGACACTGGAAGTGGTGTGCAAATGCATATCAGGCTTCACAGACACCTTTTATAAGGCGAACAAGGAGTTTTATGacaatggagaagaaagcgGCGAGCCGAAGAATACTAAGCTACAGAAGCCGAGTTTTATAGAGTATTACGGGCCGAGTCCAGATGTGTGGTTTGAGCCACAAGAGGTTTGGGAAATGGCATTTGCGGACATTACGCTTAGCCCGGTTTACACCGCAGCTATCGGGCTTGTGAGCGATGAGCGAGGCCTCAGCTTACGATTTCCGCGatttttgaagaagagagaggataAGAGCATTGACGAAGCTAGCACAAATGAGTTTCTGGCCAACTTGTGGAGGAAGCAGGAAGCAAAGGCAGAAACATCGACATCGAAGGCTGATGGAGCGGAAGTGGACGATGCTCAGGATGGCGATTTGGATGACTAATTTAGAACATATGATCATCAATTTTGAGAGCACTTGACGAAATTGGTGTAACAGAGAAGATTATCGTTAATCATTGGCTATAAGCTATAACAGTACCAGGCTCAACTCATTTCCCAGCATTCAGCCTCTGCGCAATCAGACTAAAGACCGCCACAGACCCCATGAACAAGACTGTATGATAAAACTAGCAGCTGGCATTAGAAACGAGCGTTTAACAAATCCCTCCCGATGTAACACATACCGCTGTTCTTGAGATGTTcctctcctcatcctccgTTCGGGCCTCGATGAATAGCCTCCTGAGATTGGGGAAGCTTGCCTGCGACATGAAAAATTCGTTTCTTAGCAGACAGATACTTGACGATTCATAGCTGATGAGAGTAATTATAGTAGAAGTATTACCATGTTGGCAGaacgagaagagaagaagagggtcTCGGCTTGGGATGGTTACACAAGAAGGATCAGAGAGGGAGAACTAAGGAATAGACTTTATGGCGTTTGTTGCTGGCTTGGGTGTGTGTGAGGAAGAGGCCCGTGCGCTGGGCGACTTCTTACTGTTCAGTGTATTGAAGGTGAATTATGAATAGGAGATTCTACGCAGGCAATAGAAGTTTCATGAGCTACGGCTACGGCTATGAGACTGCATGATGATAATGGATGACTAAATGCAGCTAAAGCCAGGCCCATGAAACTCCCAGTTTGGGCGATGCAGGTGCCTGTGGATCATGGCttgctttgtttcttgcATGATCTGAGACTTGGCTCTAGGCTTGGCTCTAAGCTTGATACTGCAATTGCAGTCTATTGGCGATAGGCAGCACAATTACATCTCTAACAAGTGAATATCTGCTAGGCATCTATATCATGATACGCTTTGCCATATGTAGGAATATCGAACTTTAGGCATCGAGATAATTGTCCAGGAGAACGCACTTCGTATACACGTTGCATGTTACCAGCCCGTGTCCCCTGAGAAGCCCCGTGGATGACTCAGCACTGCCCGTCAATCTGGCCCTTTGGCTGGTGCTGATGTAGCGCCCGGAGCCGCCTTTTAGTGGAGTTTTGACTGGCATACAGCGCTGTGGTCACTAAAGactccagcggcagcggtaGGTCCTAATATTAGCGTCCATATGTCCCAATCCATAAGCTTGCAACTCGCAACCCCCTCGAAACGACAACTTCTTAGGCGAAGCGGCCACGATACGGAGCGCCACGACTCGAGGTTCCTCTGGCAGACGTAGCCGGAGTACCAATAGCCCTTTTATCCCTCCAGAGCAGCTCCCGCCTCGGTATCTCCCGTGGACGCTCCCCTCTCTGGACGTGGCATCTCGACGCCGGATCCAAGACAATCCTCGTGCCCCTCCAACCACCTAAAGCTCCTCGACGATGGCGGTGAATCGCATCCGGGGCGCTTTTGCCGCGCCTCGGAAGGGAGAGACGTTTGAGCTGCGGGCGGGTCTGGTCTCGCAGTATGCGTACGAGCGAAAGGAGTCGATCCAGAAgaccatcatggccatgacgcTGGGCAAGGACGTCTCTGCCCTGTTCCCCGACGTCTTGAAGAACATTGCGACTGGCGACCTTGATCAAAAGAAGCTGGTCTATCTGTATCTCATGTATGTTCTCTGCATATACGATCCtgtgatgctgctggcggagcATCTTCATGGCATTTAGTGACGCTGCTGGAACTTTACTGATGCATGATTCAGGAACTATGCCAAAACGCACCCGGACCTTTGCATTCTCGCCGTCAACACGTTTGTCCAAGATTCAGAAGACCCGAACCCTCTCGTACGAGCGCTCGCCATCCGCACAATGGGATGTATCAGGGTGGACAAGATGGTGGACTACATGGAAGAGCCGCTGAGGAAAACGCTAAGGGATGAGTCGCCATACGTGCGCAAGACTGCGGCCATTTGCGTGGCTAAGCTTTTCGACCTGAACCCAGCCCTGTGCATTGAGAATGGATTCATCGATTCACTTCAAGAGATGATTGGCGATCCAAACCCGATGGTGGTCGCAAACTCGGTCCAGGCATTGGCCGAGATCAGCGAGACGGCGCCCGAAACGAGAGCACTGCTGGTCACGCCTCCGATCCTCAAGAAACTACTGATGGCTATGAACGAGTGCACCGAATGGGGTAGGATCACCATTTTGACCGTGCTAGCAGACTATGTCGCGGCCGACGTCAAGGAATCGGAGCACATTTGCGAGAGGGTCATCCCGCAATTCCAGCACGTCAACCCTAGTGTGgtcttggctgctgtcaaGGTTGTCTTTATTCACATGAAGGCAATCAACTCTGAGCTTGTGCGGTCGTATCTTAAAAAAATGGCACCCCCTCTTGGTATGTTTTTTGGTATCATAGCTGTGGCTTTCTGGCTCCTGGCAGGTACAATTATTGCTAACACTAAGACGTGAAATAGTCACATTGGTTGCATCCCAGCCAGAGGTCCAGTACGTTGCCCTCAGGAATAtcgaccttcttcttcaagccaAGCCAGACATTCTGAGCAAGGAGCTGagagtcttcttctgcaaatACAACGACCCGCCTTATGTGAAAATGCAGAAGCTGGAAATCATGGTCAGAATAGCAAATGAGAAGAACTACGAACAGCTCCTTGCAGAGCTGAAGGAATACGCTCTGGAAGTGGACATGGACTTTGTGCGCCgagccatcaaggccatcggcCAGGTGGCCATCAAGATCGAGGATGCGAGTGCCAAGTGCGTTCAGGCGCTGGAGGACCTTCTCGCCACCAAAGCCAACTACGTGGTGCAAGAGGTTGTTGTGGTCATCAAGGACATTCTGCGAAAATACCCTGGCTACGAGGGCGTGATCCCTTCGCTTTGCAATTACATTGACGAGCTGGATGAAGCCGATGCTCGTGGATCACTCATCTGGATTGTGGGTGAATACGCGGAGAAGATTAGCAACGCTGAGGAGATTCTCGATGGCTTTGTTGACACATTTTCAGAGGAATTTACACAGGTATGGATTTCGATGAAGATTTCTGCTTGAAAATTCCAGGGCTAATACACGACTTGCAGACCCAACTTCAGATCTTGACAGCCGTTGTGAAGCTGTTTTTGAAGAAGCCTAGTGGAGCGCAGAGTCTTGTCCAGAAGGTACTGCAAGAGGCAACGACCAACAACGATAATCCCGATATCCGTGACAGAGCATATGTCTACTGGCGATTACTGTCAGGAGACCTGGAAGTTGCCAAGGTAAGAGGATCTGTATCTATCCGTTGAGAGTGTGCATCTTGCTGATACTCCCCAAGAACATTGTGTTGTCAACAAGACCAACCATTTCCACAACAATGACGAGCCTACCAACAACGTTGTTAGAGCAACTTCTGTCAGAGCTCTCGACTCTTGCATCAGTATACCACAAGCCCCCCCGAAGCCTTTGTTGGCAAGGGTCGTTTCGGCGCAGACGAAATCCAGAGGGCTGCTATCCAGGAACAGCGCCAGAACGCCGCAGAGAACCCCATCGCCGCCTCTGTTGCCGCCAACGGATCCGGTTCCGTCTCGCAGAACAACATTGAAAATCTGCTCGATATCGACTTTGACGGCGCGGCCCCGGCTTCTCACGAGCAGAACAGCGCAACAGGAACGCCCGACCGGGTGCAGAGCCCAGCCACGAGCGGTATGGCTGATATGATGAGCATGTTTGATGCCCCTCCTGCAGGTGGTAGTTCAGCaccggctgctgctcccgcaGGTGGCATGAACGACTTGATGAACGGGTTCGAAGGGCTTAACTTTGGAGGTGCGACTACCAGCGAGCCACTGCCAGCGGCCATGCAGCTACACAATGCGCATGGTGGCGCgcagcccaagaaggatAGCGATGACCTTTTGGGTCTGTTGTAGAATGCCTACAATGCTCTTTTTTGTTATATGTACGAGCAGGAACTGGAcaaaaggcagagaagagaaaaagggaatGGGTTATCATGGGAGACGTtgaagcagcgcaaagaaTGGGGCGAGGTCTTTGGGCTGCTGGGAATATAGTAGTTAATTAGTGAAGCATATTTGATGATTTGACtcttgatatatatatataagctataaAGATATCTTTTCGAGCTACCACTCTCCATGCCATGCTGTCGGGATGCCGTGCCCTTTGAGTTGGTAGAGCTGCATTGTGTCTTGTGCTGTATTATGCAAGAGATATCCAAGCCTTGAAGCACTGATGTTGCTGCCGTGATCTGGTGTTTTTCTCCTCTGGGGCGCCTCTTTTCTTGGGTATATACACTCATCGCGCCCATCTTGTCCATTCCACCTTGTTCTCAGTCCAGCCAGTGATTTTGCATCacatattcttttatttccgTACCGAAAGCATATCTGCctgctgttttttcttcactGGTTCGTCCCCTCAACATGTCCTCCCACCGTGCCATCCAGCGACGGCGCCGCAGTATCCCTCTCCTTGTCCCACTCGTCGGGCGTCTGGCATTTGGCCGTCCAGGCGTGGATGGCGGCGATTTCGTCCTTGAGGGCGGTGTTGACGAGGCGGTGCCGCTTGAGGGACTTGAGGTCCTTGAACTGGGGGGAGACGATGAGGGAGGTGAAGGCTTGGCCGCAGCCACCTGGTAGTTGACAGTGATTAGGTTAGCTACCTATTTGGCGGGCTTCCTTTCAAGATTTGTCATGGCTGCGCAAGCGCAAAACAATGCTTGGTAATGCGACTTACCTGACATGTCGGTGACTTCGACGTGGATTGCGCCGAGGCGCTGGGTGATGGCCTCGCGGAGGGAGGCTTCTGTTATTGAGGCcatggtatatatatatgtgtgtggTTATGCGAGAAGTATGTGaggaaaggcaaagacgcagacgcagcagcTTTTTGGGTTAGTAGGCAGCAAGGTAGCTTTTGCGACAATCGGAACGTCAATTCAGAGACTACGATCTGATTGATTAGATAATAGATCGTGGGGGGGTGGTGTAAAAAATGACAGTGTCTCGATACAGTATTTCGGCGGATTTGTAACGGTATGAAATCATTACTAGAGCTCTGATTTGCTGAGGTTTTCCGGTTC is a window encoding:
- a CDS encoding uncharacterized protein (EggNog:ENOG41) yields the protein MAVNRIRGAFAAPRKGETFELRAGLVSQYAYERKESIQKTIMAMTLGKDVSALFPDVLKNIATGDLDQKKLVYLYLMNYAKTHPDLCILAVNTFVQDSEDPNPLVRALAIRTMGCIRVDKMVDYMEEPLRKTLRDESPYVRKTAAICVAKLFDLNPALCIENGFIDSLQEMIGDPNPMVVANSVQALAEISETAPETRALLVTPPILKKLLMAMNECTEWGRITILTVLADYVAADVKESEHICERVIPQFQHVNPSVVLAAVKVVFIHMKAINSELVRSYLKKMAPPLVTLVASQPEVQYVALRNIDLLLQAKPDILSKELRVFFCKYNDPPYVKMQKLEIMVRIANEKNYEQLLAELKEYALEVDMDFVRRAIKAIGQVAIKIEDASAKCVQALEDLLATKANYVVQEVVVVIKDILRKYPGYEGVIPSLCNYIDELDEADARGSLIWIVGEYAEKISNAEEILDGFVDTFSEEFTQTQLQILTAVVKLFLKKPSGAQSLVQKVLQEATTNNDNPDIRDRAYVYWRLLSGDLEVAKNIVLSTRPTISTTMTSLPTTLLEQLLSELSTLASVYHKPPRSLCWQGSFRRRRNPEGCYPGTAPERRREPHRRLCCRQRIRFRLAEQH
- a CDS encoding uncharacterized protein (EggNog:ENOG41~TransMembrane:1 (o27-45i)), giving the protein MASFPNLRRLFIEARTEDEERNISRTAFYHTVLFMGSVAVFSLIAQRLNAGK
- a CDS encoding uncharacterized protein (EggNog:ENOG41); protein product: MASITEASLREAITQRLGAIHVEVTDMSGGCGQAFTSLIVSPQFKDLKSLKRHRLVNTALKDEIAAIHAWTAKCQTPDEWDKERDTAAPSLDGTVGGHVEGTNQ
- a CDS encoding uncharacterized protein (EggNog:ENOG41), whose translation is MMSMFDAPPAGGSSAPAAAPAGGMNDLMNGFEGLNFGGATTSEPLPAAMQLHNAHGGAQPKKDSDDLLGLL